In Providencia zhijiangensis, a single window of DNA contains:
- the copA gene encoding copper-exporting P-type ATPase CopA: protein MKIILSLQGLSCMHCVGSVTKALQARPDVESVNVTIDYAVIESSASVESLIQTIVDAGYEATEATAPNVELQLSGLNCMKCAGKTQQALEAVEGVAAAVVDTQLAKVYGTASAADLIAAVEGAGFHAELAQEGASSPKTEPLKTSIEQPETGSAAVCDIPAQESDLGEQPDIAVTDDSIQLLLDGMTCASCVSKVQKALNSVPGVENARVNLAERSALVTGTAKPDDLVEAVVKAGYGAEIIQDEAKRRERQQEIAQANMRRFRWQSALALALGVPVMIWGMIGDNMMLSADNHNIWLTIGVLTLLVMIFAGGHFYRSAWQSLKNGSATMDTLVALGTGAAWLYSIVVNIWPEMFPEQARHLYYEASAMIIGLINLGHALEQRARQRSSKALERLLDLTPPTARVVTEQGEVDMPLAQVKQGMVLRLTTGDRVPVDGEIIEGEVWLDEAMLTGEPIPQQKSRGDAVHAGTVVQDGTVLFRAAAVGSQTTLARIIHLVRQAQSSKPQIGQLADRISAVFVPVVVAIAVISGAIWYFVGPAPQITYALVITTTVLIIACPCALGLATPMSIISGVGRAAEFGVLVRDADALQQASELDTIVFDKTGTLTEGMPQVTDIHLFNGFNESQALQFAASLESGSNHPLARAIVSRAKGLDIVANQQFRTLAGLGVTAVVEGKTVLLGNQKLLAENQIDTREIDETLHQQASLGVTPVLLAVDGQIAALLSIRDPLREDSVSALARLHKQGFRLVMLTGDNPVTAKAIAKEAGIDEVIAGVMPDGKSAAIEALQAKGHKVAMVGDGINDAPALARADVGIAMGGGSDIAIETASITLMRQSLHGVADAVSISKGTLRNMKQNLFGAFVYNSLGIPIAAGILYPITGTLLNPVVAGAAMALSSITVVSNANRLLRFKPEK, encoded by the coding sequence ATGAAAATAATTCTATCCTTACAAGGTTTGAGCTGCATGCATTGCGTCGGCTCCGTGACAAAAGCACTGCAAGCACGCCCTGATGTTGAATCGGTCAACGTCACTATTGATTACGCGGTAATTGAAAGTAGCGCTAGCGTCGAATCCCTCATTCAAACCATTGTTGATGCGGGTTATGAAGCCACTGAAGCGACTGCGCCAAATGTTGAATTGCAACTCTCTGGCTTAAACTGCATGAAATGCGCAGGGAAAACCCAGCAAGCATTAGAAGCGGTTGAAGGCGTTGCTGCTGCGGTTGTAGATACTCAACTGGCGAAAGTTTATGGCACTGCCTCTGCAGCGGATTTAATCGCAGCGGTAGAAGGCGCAGGATTCCACGCAGAACTTGCCCAAGAAGGTGCTAGCTCCCCAAAAACTGAGCCGCTGAAGACATCAATTGAACAGCCGGAAACGGGTTCAGCGGCAGTTTGCGATATTCCGGCACAAGAGTCTGACCTCGGCGAACAACCTGACATTGCCGTGACCGATGACAGCATTCAATTATTACTCGATGGCATGACCTGCGCCAGCTGCGTCAGTAAAGTGCAAAAAGCACTTAATAGCGTACCTGGCGTGGAAAACGCACGAGTGAACTTAGCGGAACGCAGTGCTTTAGTCACTGGAACTGCGAAGCCCGATGACCTCGTTGAAGCTGTTGTAAAAGCCGGTTATGGCGCTGAAATCATCCAAGATGAAGCCAAGCGCCGTGAACGCCAGCAAGAAATCGCGCAAGCTAATATGCGCCGCTTCCGTTGGCAATCTGCGCTAGCCCTTGCTTTAGGTGTGCCCGTGATGATTTGGGGGATGATCGGCGACAACATGATGTTAAGCGCTGATAACCACAACATTTGGCTCACTATTGGGGTGCTAACGCTGCTGGTGATGATTTTTGCAGGTGGGCATTTTTATCGCAGTGCATGGCAAAGTTTAAAAAATGGCAGCGCCACCATGGATACCTTGGTTGCCTTAGGTACTGGTGCGGCTTGGCTCTACTCGATTGTCGTCAATATTTGGCCTGAGATGTTCCCAGAACAAGCTCGCCATCTTTATTACGAAGCCAGCGCCATGATCATCGGTCTGATTAACTTAGGTCATGCCCTTGAGCAGCGCGCACGCCAGCGTTCCTCCAAAGCCTTAGAGCGATTGTTGGATTTAACGCCACCAACGGCCCGCGTTGTCACCGAACAAGGGGAAGTCGATATGCCCCTTGCTCAAGTGAAACAAGGCATGGTTTTACGCTTAACCACTGGGGATCGTGTCCCTGTCGATGGCGAAATCATTGAAGGCGAAGTGTGGCTGGATGAAGCTATGCTAACGGGTGAGCCTATCCCGCAGCAAAAAAGCCGTGGCGATGCAGTACACGCAGGAACTGTTGTGCAAGATGGTACCGTGTTATTCCGCGCTGCCGCTGTGGGTAGCCAAACCACGTTAGCGCGTATTATTCACTTAGTCCGCCAAGCGCAAAGCAGTAAACCGCAAATCGGGCAATTAGCGGACCGTATTTCGGCAGTGTTTGTCCCTGTTGTGGTAGCTATTGCAGTGATTTCAGGGGCAATTTGGTATTTCGTGGGCCCGGCCCCGCAAATTACCTACGCGCTGGTTATCACGACCACGGTACTGATTATTGCCTGCCCGTGTGCTTTAGGTCTTGCAACGCCGATGTCAATTATATCTGGTGTCGGTCGCGCTGCAGAATTTGGGGTATTGGTGCGTGATGCGGATGCACTACAACAAGCTAGCGAACTTGATACCATCGTCTTTGACAAAACGGGTACCTTAACTGAGGGTATGCCACAAGTTACTGATATTCACCTGTTCAACGGCTTTAATGAATCACAAGCTCTGCAATTTGCGGCGTCCCTCGAAAGTGGCTCTAACCACCCGCTGGCTCGTGCAATTGTTAGCCGAGCAAAAGGTCTGGATATTGTTGCCAATCAGCAATTTAGGACTTTGGCTGGATTAGGTGTCACCGCAGTTGTTGAGGGTAAAACCGTTTTACTCGGCAATCAGAAACTGCTGGCTGAAAACCAGATTGATACCCGTGAAATAGATGAAACGCTCCATCAGCAAGCGTCTCTTGGGGTTACGCCAGTGCTATTGGCGGTTGATGGTCAGATTGCGGCACTGCTGTCTATTCGCGACCCATTGCGTGAAGATAGTGTTAGCGCCCTCGCCCGTCTGCATAAACAAGGCTTCCGCTTAGTGATGTTAACCGGGGATAACCCAGTCACAGCCAAAGCGATCGCCAAAGAGGCGGGAATTGACGAAGTGATTGCGGGGGTGATGCCAGACGGAAAATCTGCTGCAATTGAAGCTTTGCAAGCCAAAGGTCATAAAGTGGCAATGGTGGGTGATGGTATCAACGATGCTCCCGCTCTCGCTCGCGCTGATGTCGGGATTGCCATGGGTGGCGGCAGTGATATTGCGATTGAAACTGCGTCAATTACCTTGATGCGCCAGAGTCTACACGGCGTTGCAGATGCAGTGTCTATCTCCAAAGGAACTCTGCGTAATATGAAACAGAACTTGTTTGGGGCCTTCGTGTATAACTCGCTAGGTATTCCGATTGCTGCCGGTATTTTATACCCAATTACTGGTACGTTATTGAACCCTGTTGTGGCAGGAGCCGCCATGGCGCTCTCTTCCATTACCGTAGTCAGCAACGCCAACCGTTTATTACGTTTCAAACCTGAAAAATAG
- a CDS encoding HdeD family acid-resistance protein — translation MLNINREKLTNLANGDVKKQRNILAVLAVLLLLGGIACLANPVASGIAVSAIVGVLLILSGVGAIVSILSTTIYTGWSRLFGFVIGIIYCIVGYAFIKEPLQGLIAMAMLIAALFIIGGVMRLYAGIQQIKSAGGWMQIIIGVLDFFIAYLLIGNGPITSIALLTALIGIELIFSAFGLFSLLSLLKRKD, via the coding sequence ATGTTAAATATTAATCGCGAAAAACTCACCAACTTAGCTAATGGTGATGTGAAAAAGCAACGTAATATTTTGGCGGTTCTCGCCGTGTTATTACTGCTAGGTGGTATCGCCTGTTTAGCTAATCCGGTTGCCTCTGGTATTGCCGTCAGTGCTATTGTGGGCGTGTTATTAATCTTAAGTGGCGTCGGCGCCATTGTGAGCATCCTGAGCACCACTATCTATACAGGTTGGTCTCGTCTCTTTGGATTTGTCATCGGGATTATTTACTGCATCGTCGGTTATGCTTTTATCAAAGAGCCTTTACAGGGTTTAATCGCCATGGCAATGCTGATTGCAGCGCTGTTTATTATTGGCGGGGTAATGCGCCTATATGCCGGTATCCAGCAAATTAAATCTGCGGGTGGTTGGATGCAGATTATTATCGGGGTTCTGGACTTCTTTATTGCTTACTTATTAATTGGCAATGGTCCGATTACCTCAATTGCGCTGTTAACCGCATTAATCGGTATCGAATTAATTTTCAGTGCGTTTGGTTTATTCTCTCTATTAAGCCTATTAAAGCGCAAAGACTAA
- a CDS encoding TraB/GumN family protein — MGKLLENLKSWLHRGVAPNYPYPAVDVRLPNNIKLHIVGSIHMGTENMFPLSATLLDKINHANGLIVEADITQANSPFPTSTALIAPISQRLTDTEFSLFLQYCQEIRQSPTQFDHLPSWQVALTMQATQAQLLGLRGHYGIDYQLIHNALAQNKPIIELEGVDSQVQLLLDLPDDGLPLLQDTLIHWRANARSLQTMISWWLDFQPENCVTLPNTFSEGVYNVLMTQRNQEWASKLKTLPTGNYVVAVGALHLFGEQSLIDYLRNDN, encoded by the coding sequence ATGGGAAAACTACTCGAAAACTTAAAAAGTTGGCTGCACCGGGGAGTGGCTCCGAATTATCCTTATCCTGCTGTTGATGTTCGCTTGCCTAATAATATAAAGCTGCACATTGTTGGCAGTATTCATATGGGAACTGAAAATATGTTTCCCTTATCCGCGACCTTGCTCGATAAAATCAACCATGCAAATGGTCTGATTGTTGAGGCGGATATCACTCAAGCAAACTCCCCTTTTCCAACGTCTACAGCCTTGATAGCGCCGATTTCCCAGCGATTAACGGACACCGAATTTTCCCTGTTTTTGCAATACTGCCAAGAGATACGTCAATCCCCCACTCAGTTTGACCATCTTCCTTCATGGCAAGTCGCCCTGACCATGCAAGCCACCCAAGCGCAGTTATTGGGTTTACGGGGTCACTACGGGATTGATTACCAACTGATCCATAACGCGCTAGCCCAAAATAAGCCCATCATTGAGCTAGAAGGTGTAGACTCCCAAGTGCAATTACTGCTCGATTTACCCGATGATGGTTTGCCATTATTGCAAGATACCTTAATCCATTGGCGTGCCAATGCCCGCTCCTTGCAAACCATGATTAGCTGGTGGCTGGATTTTCAACCGGAAAATTGCGTTACATTACCGAATACCTTTAGCGAAGGGGTTTATAATGTGCTGATGACCCAGCGTAATCAGGAATGGGCAAGCAAGCTGAAAACCTTGCCTACGGGCAATTATGTTGTCGCCGTGG